The following nucleotide sequence is from Mycobacterium sp. Z3061.
ACCCCACGCGGTCGCCGCGGTGCTGCGCCCGGTCCTGGGCGGGCTGTCCGCCGCGCACCGGGCCGGGCTGGTCCATCGCGACGTGAAGCCGGAGAACGTGCTGATCTCCGACGACGGCGAGGTCAAAATCGCCGACTTCGGTCTGGTCCGTGCCGTCGCTGCGGCCGGAATCACGTCCAGCAGCGTCATTCTCGGCACCGCGGCGTATCTGTCGCCCGAGCAGGTGCGCGACGGCAACGCCGGTCCCCGCAGCGATGTCTACTCCGCCGGGATCCTCACCTACGAAATGCTGACCGGACAGACACCGTTCAGCGGCGACACCGCGTTGTCGGTCGCCTATCAGCGACTGGATAACGATGTGCCGCCACCGAGTGCCGTAATCGACGGTGTGCCAACACAGTTCGACGAGTTCGTGGCATGCGCCACGGCCCGTGACCCATCGCAGAGGTACGCCGACGCGATCGAGATGGCCGCTGATCTGGCGTCGATCGTCGAGGAGCTGGGATTGCCGGACTTCCGGGTTCCGGCGCCGCGCAACTCAGCTCAGCACCGGGCACTCGAGCACAGCCGCATGACCGAGCGTCCCGCCCCGTCCCCGGCTCCCCACCCGACCCGACAGTTCACCCGCGAACCCGGCGAGTCCGCACCCGCGCCTGCAGCGCAACCGGACGTCTTCGACGAGCTGGACGATGAAGAGGAATACGTCGCCGACTCCGGCGAATTCGCCGGGATCCCGATGGACGAATTCGTCTGGGCGCGCCAACACGGCCGACGCATGGTGCTGATCTGGGTGGCCGTGGTGCTGACCCTGACCGGGATGGTCGCGACCGCGGCCTGGACGATCGGCGTCCACCTCAGCACGCTGCTCTAATCGCGCAGCATCTCCGCG
It contains:
- a CDS encoding protein kinase domain-containing protein; this translates as MVGGDPLENTLLDGRYLVQAKIGSGGTSTVYRGVDTRLDRPVALKVMDSRYSGDQQFLHRFQLEARTVARLKNPGLVAVYDQGQDGRHPFLVMELVEGGTLRELLTERGPMPPHAVAAVLRPVLGGLSAAHRAGLVHRDVKPENVLISDDGEVKIADFGLVRAVAAAGITSSSVILGTAAYLSPEQVRDGNAGPRSDVYSAGILTYEMLTGQTPFSGDTALSVAYQRLDNDVPPPSAVIDGVPTQFDEFVACATARDPSQRYADAIEMAADLASIVEELGLPDFRVPAPRNSAQHRALEHSRMTERPAPSPAPHPTRQFTREPGESAPAPAAQPDVFDELDDEEEYVADSGEFAGIPMDEFVWARQHGRRMVLIWVAVVLTLTGMVATAAWTIGVHLSTLL